The Paenibacillus swuensis genome contains the following window.
TTACGTATGGTGACCGTCGGACCCTTGAGTGCAAGTGGAGGAAGAACAATATGAACACGGGAACCGTCTGGTAAACGGGCATCTACAACTGGAGAGCTCGCATTAACAATTCGGTTTACTTTGGATACGATCATTTGAATGATATCCTCAAGTTTTTCTCTGGATTCGAACATGAGAGGTAATTGGTGTACAGCTCCATACCGTTCGATGAAAATTTCCTCGTGACTATTAATCATGATTTCAGAAATTGTGGGATCATCCAACAACGGTTGCAAAACATCCATCCCTCTAAAGGTGTTGAATATGCGTTCAACAGCGTTTCTCTTTTCCTCAAACGTGAGCAACCGGGTATCGAAAGAATGGAGCACTTTGGTTTCAATACATCTTCTCAATTGTTCATCATCCAAAGAAAGAACCTGGTTCAGTTCTCCCCTGATTTCTTCCCTTAGTTGAAAATATAAGATATCATTCATACGGCACTACGCCCTGAAATAACATCAACGACCTGCTTGAGATTATCATTAAATATTCGATTAGAAAGCTGTTGTTCACGATTACGTACATTCTTCCATTGAGGGATATAAGGGAGCAAACCACTAATTAAGACATCCTCTTGATCCTCAGAAGCCCGAAACGCACCCGTGTATTTGTTGGTATAAAATCGAGCTGCTTGGCGAATACGCTCCAGTTGTTGGGGCTGATTCAAATTAGCTTCCGTTAACCATAACTTGGCTTTCCGGGTTGAGTGCAAATCATCCAACACCAACCACAGCACAGCGTCGCTCATAGCCATGGATTCCAAAATCCTGTTGTGATAACACGATTCCAAATCCATAACAATATATGAAAATTGATTTAATTGTTGTAATGCTGCTATAAGCTTCCTCACATCCGCTGACTCCATGTGCTGCATTTCTCTGACGGAATGATGTGGTGCGATAAAGGAAACGCCAGTATATTCATCCTTCTGTATACATGCTTTGAGTTGTTGCTCAAGAGCGGCATCTTCTTGTCTAAGGTAATATAAAACTTGCGAAAAACCCGCCTCTTCTGAACCGTGCAACCATGCAGTTGTAGATGGGATGGACTCTAGACTAAGGTACAACACGTTTTCTTGACGCTCCGAGAGAAGATGAGCCAAATTCATGGCAACTGTAGTTTTACCGCAACCTCCTGTAGCCGAGAAGACGGATATAATCCTCGTATCTTGCTCCCTATTTGCGTTATCTTTAAACAAGGATCGGTCACCTAAAGCTCCTGCATATAACGTATATACTTTACTAAAAAGATCATCAACGGATTGATACTTATTAACAAAGGAAAGTCCTTCTTTATACAATTCTGTCTCTGAATCCGCAATCGCGATAAGACATTGGGTACTTGCTTTAAGCTCGAATTCCAGATCGCTGATCCATGTGGAACAAACAAGTGTGATGTCCGTACGTAAACCAGTCTGAAGGTGTTGGGACATTTGCTCCAATTCCGAAATATAACGAATATTCAGCTTGTTAAAGCGAGGCGTGGATCTTACATAGTTTGCAATCCTGCTTAAATAATCAGGATCAGGATCCGCCCATAAGACTTGCATATCTTTTAGCTCCTTTCGGTTCATAGTTTCACATCAGATGTTGCAGTAAGCCCCCAAATACCAGGATTAGGCCGGCAATGCCAATCACAATACCGGCTTGTTTTCTTTCCTTACCTGACACAGGAATTTCCGGATGCCATTTAGTCCAGTTCATCACACACCTCACGTTCTAGTAAACACAGAAAAAGCACACACAGAATCAGGTTAGGTCAACCTGTCCGCGGTGCTTCCGAGACATGAATTTATAATTATTTCTATAATATATAATATATACCATTTATGCAACAACTATTTCATTTGTATCAGTACTCGGTGAAAAGAGCGTATTAATCTGTGCTTGATTGTCGCTGTCTCTAAACGAGAAGATTGGGGCAACAAAATTTCCAGAACAGGAACAATCGCTTCCAAGACTGATGTTGCGTATTCTTCGAGATCTAATATAGATTTTTGTTTCCAAAAAGAGTCGACACAATGAAGATAAGGGATATCAGGTATGAAGCATACAGGTTGTTCAGGGAAGCTTTGAAGCCATCGTTTGCGGGAAGGAAAGACGACATCCCTGTTCCCGATCCAGTATACCTTGCCTCCTTGCTTTGTTAAATAGTCAATTCGCTCAGGCACCCACTGCTCCTCATTCAAAGTCCACACAGCCGGCATCGGCGTTGCAATCAGGAACCACATGTCCACCTGCTCCAAGTCTATATTCCCGAGTGTTTCTAAAGAAAGATCTAAGAGCACCAATGGTTCTTTAGCGGCCAGCATCTTATGTTGATATTCAAGAATGTCGGATGAATGCCTGAAATCCAGAACGGCGTGCGGCACACCATGTGCGCTTAGTCCTTTAGCTACCGCGTGTTGCACGAATGAAGCACCCGCACCACGGTAAACACTTGTGAATGCCACAATCTTCTTGTTCATCGGTTTATTAAAAACAGAACGTTCAGGATTACGAACACTTTGAGGAGATATGGATTGCATTGAATGTTGTGTTACTTGATGTAAATCCGACCTCAGCTCCGATGCGCTTTGATATCGCTCTGCTGGATTTACCCGTAGCAGTTTGGAGATTACTTGCAATAGTTGTGGCTCCACAGCTTCTATTTCTAACAATTCAGTTTGTGAAACCCAACCCGGCATAGCATAGTGACCGCCGCTGTACAGATAATACATTAGCGCTCCCAAGGCGTACAAATCAGAGCGATGATCCGACTGATTGCCGTTAAACTGCTCCGGTGCCGCGAACCCGACGGTACCAATCGGAACTGTGTCTTGCTGCTGTCCGGCCTTATATGTTCGTGCTATGCCAAAATCAATTAACCGTATCCCTTTGCGTTGATCAATCATAACGTTGGACGGCTTTAGATCACGGTAAACATACGGATGGACTGGCTGCTCATGTAAATATTGAAACACGTCGCAGAGCTGAAGTATCCACTGATTTATTGCTGGATGTGGAAGTTTCTTGTTTAAACGCTCGAAATGCGCCTGCAACGTTTCACCCTCCACATATTCCATCACCAAAAAATCCGTACCATAATCAGTAGCAGGAAGATAATCAATCATATCCGGCAACATGGGATGCTTTAACTGCATCAAGACCATCGCTTCTTCAGAACTAACCTCAATCCCTCCGACATTGTTAAAACTCTGTTTGATAGCCCAAAGCTTACCGTTTAATTTGAGATCTTCCGCACCATAAACAACGCCCATACCTCCTTCACCCAAAATAGAGCGGATTACATATCGATTTGCCAAAATCGTTCCTGGCTGTAACCTGTTATTATTCGGATTCAAGAACACCCTCCTTTCATTCTCCCTCCATAAAAAATAACCTCTTGTCCAATTCATACGGACAAAAGGTGGTGATAAACGAATGAAAGCACCCCTTCAAGCCCGTGAGCGTGCAACAGCACAGCTAACGCTTGTCAGGATGCTTTCCTTACTTCTTATTATACTAAAGTTAGTACATATTTCCAGTACATTATATTAATTTTTCATTAAGTATAAGGTCAGCTCGTCTCGGTTATGAAAAAGTTGCTTCGCCTGCAGCAGTTGAACGGAATCTTCCCAACTGGAAAGCACTTCGCGTACAGTCTGGAAAGCCTTCTTGTGCATGAGCTTTACCGTGATGACCAAGTTGCCTCCAGGACGCACAGCGTAGAGCAGCTCAGATATTAACTTCGACATCATTTTGGGGCTCCAACTCATGTCACAGACAAGCAAATCAAACTCACCGGGCTTGAACTGGACCTCTCCCGCATTCTTTTTCAAATGTTTCAGGTTCGGATTCTTCAACAATTCGGGCGCCATGAAAGCCGGGTCGACCGCTGTAACCGTTAAGCCGCGCTCCAACAACAGTGATGTCCAACCGCCGGGTGCCGCCCCGATATCCAAAGCTTTATGAAACTGGTCCAGAGAGAAACCGAATTTCTGCTCCGCTTCAAGCAGTTTAAATTTAGCTCTTGAGATTTGACCTTCCTCTTTGCGAAATCGGATACTGCCCCCGGACCAATCCGACAGATTATCCAGCGGTTTGGAAATGCCCATGTAAATCCGATCCATGGTGGCATAAACCGACACGATCAGATCCGCGTCCCTCAATACCATCTGAACATCCCTACAATCGCGAAACACGGCTTCGACTGCTTCCTTCATGGCTTCTTTACCCAATGGACTCTGGGGAAGCCTGCGAATTTGGACCGCGATATTTTTGCCTGAGACCGCAATACATAATGATGACAGCTGTTCCTTTAACAACTCAGCGTTAATCTCGTCTCCTTCAAGCTGGATATATTCCGCCTGAATCGGATGAAAATGCCGCAGAAACATAGGCTCCTGTTCTGTCAATGTCTGTACAGCCTGTTTTTCTCTAACGTTCAACTCCATGATAAACACTTCGGAAGGCACAATATAGCTAAAACGCGCGCTTCCAAACAAACGCCGAATTTCCTCCTGGGCTTGTTGAGCATAACCTATATTACTTGTACCTATGAAACGGGAACTTGATCCTTCCCGATGCTGTTCTGTCAAATGGGCACCTCATTCTCATTCTCATATTTATGTATTAGATAACCCGGATCCAAGGCCGGTCCTGATGCCATTCCAAATCAACATTCACGTTATAAGCCAGTCTGATATTCTCTTCTGTAAGCACGTCCCTTTTGGGGCCGGCAGCAATAAGTTTGCCTTGTTCTAGTAAAGCGACATGTGTGAACAACGGCATGATTTCTTCCATATGATGTGTAACGTAAAATAAGGTAACGGATTTCATGTTCAATTCATTGATTGTCACTAATAATTGTTCCCGTTCAAATAAATCTAAGCCTGAACAAGGCTCGTCCATAATTAATAGGGTTGGATCTGCCATTAACGCCCTGGCCAGCATAGCTTTCTTACGTTCGCCTTGTGATAATGTGCCCAATAAATGCGTACCGCGGTGTTCCAGCTTCACAAAGGCAAGCATACGCATGGCTTTCTCTTTCAAATCCTCGGGAATCTGCTCATAAAACCTTAAATACCCGAATTCCCCTGTAGCTACAACTTCCCAGACGGGGTCGCTTAACGCCAGTTTATCCATGAGAGACTGTGATATATATCCAATCTTACGGCGAATTTCCCTTACATCCACTTTACCGTAGATAGAGTGAAGCACCTTTACGGTACCCGATGAAGGGAACACATAGCCGTTAATCATCTCTAGAATAGAAGTTTTGCCAGAACCGTTACGACCGAGAAGCACCCAGTGCTCATCCTTACGAACCGTAAGCGTGACATCGTCCAAAATCTGCGTTTCCTCCCGGCGAAGTGAAACATGATTTAGATCAATCATCTTGGAACATCCTCTCCCTATGAGCGTTCAATGATTGGCTTTAACAACTGATATAATCCGTCTACCGAATGCATCGCATATATGGATTTCGTTACCCGGCCCTTTTGGAATAAAAGAATGCACGGGATACTCGTAATTCTCCACCGCTGCACTAAACCGGGAGCGAAATTCACATTCGTCCGATACAACTCTAAATTCGGATGCATAGCTTCAATAACTTCCAGCATCCGCATGGCTACCTTACAAGTTCCGCATAAAGGCGTATATAAAAAAAGTGCAAAATCCCCGCGAAATCGCAGCTCTTCCGCTTCAAGCTCCGTAATGTCTTTCATGATTTCCCCTAACTTTCATTCCCAATCTCCGCTAACCGATAAATCTTTGCAATTTCATCCCTATGCGTCCCATCCATGGAAGAAGGTGTTTCCAGAACGACCGGAATCCCATCCGGAATGGACGATTGCAGAAGTAATCGCATACGCTCTTCGCCTATGTACCCTTTACCGATGTTGGCATGCCGATCCCGGTGTGACAGATAAGGATAAAGTGAATCGTTGAGATGAATGGCCTTCAGATGTTCCCAGTACCCTATTGCTTCTCCCTTCATGACCAAACCGTTCCAATCATCCTCCGGCCACAAGCCGCTTGCAAAAGCATGACAAGTATCGAAACAAAAACCTACCTTAGCCGGAGATTTCAACAAACTGCGAATCTGCATCATCTCTTCCATGGTCGTCCCCATCGGTCCACCTTCACCTGCTTGATTCTCTAAGAGAAGCAATGTTGTTCCATGCCATGCATCCAGAACTTCATTCAGCAATTGTAATATATTTCGGTAGCCTTGTAACGGATCTTTTCCTTTATACGTCCCGAAATGGACAATAATACCTACGGAGCCGCAAGCATCGGCAATCTCTAAATCGTTCAGGAGCGAATTTACATTCGCTTGAAACAGTTCGGCTGTATCCGCCGTGGTGCTAGTTGGGTAGGGTGTGTGGGCAATCGATAATATATCATGTTCCAGGCAGTACGACGCGCAGGCTTCCGCGTCAGGACGGTTGAAGGCTTTAACCTTGAGGCTGCGCGGATTTTTCGGGAAATATTGAAACGCCTTCCCCCCCATTGCCAAAGCCGTTTTCGCTGCTCCTGAATAGCCCTTTCTTGTACTGATATGACTGCCGGCATAGATTCGCGGTTTAGGCAATAGCTTCTCTCCTTAGCGTTGGCAATTGGAACAGTAAAACATTTTGCGCGAATTCAGCATTTCTTTCACGATCGGCTGTCCGCAACGGTAACAAGGCTGATTTTCCCGGTCATATACTTTACAACGGTCATTATAACCTCCGGTCAGCGTATCTCCCACATACAGGGGATTTTCCATATAACCGCCATACTGAATTGCTTCTTCGAATACGGCATGCATAGAACGGTACAACGCAGCGTAATCCGCTTGAGACAACCCCCCAATAGAGCGGTCCGGGCGGATTCCGGCATGATGACACAATTCATCGGAGTAACAGTTCCCGATGCCGGCTATGATTGATTGGTCCAGCAGCTTCGTCTTTAAAGCCCCTCGTTTGGAGGATAACAAAGCCGCAAAGGCCTCTACCGTAAACGAAGGAGCCGTGGGTTCAGGACCAAGCTCGGCAAAAACTTGGTTGGCTTCATCTTGCGTATATAAGTGTAAATGACCTAAGCGAAGGCCCATGAAATAGAGTTGGTTTTCACCAAAAGATAATATAACCTGAGAAGTCCGATCCGGCTTGTCCTCTTCTCTTCCATAAAACATCCAGCCGCCTAACATCAGATGCAACGCCATTAAGCGACCGTCATCCAACAGAAAGAGCAGTTGCTTCGCACGTCGGTCGTATCCGGTAATGGTTCTCCCGGATACTTGTTCTATAAACTGTTGCGCCGTCATATTAACCGATTTTGGCCTCTCCACGGATACCGCAGTAATCGTTCGGCCGGCCGTTTTCTTACTTAGCAGAGCCTTGTAGGTTTCCATCTCAGGTAATTCAGGCATAAGGATTCCTCCGTAAAGGTAAGTTCTTCCTTTACTTATAACCGATTCTTAAGGCTTATATACGCTGAGAGCTCCTCTATGTCCTTACAGACATGATCAGGCTCGAAACCGGCGAGTTGGACTTGCTCGTCATAATTTGCGGAAGTGGTTACACCTGTCAACACCAGAACAGTATGACAACCCGCTGCCCTCCCTGCGCCAATGTCAGTAAACATATTATCTCCGATGACGATGGCTTGCTCCGGTAAACAACCAAGCTTAGCTAAAGCATACTCCATGATGATCGGAGAAGGTTTACCTATAACAACGGGCTTGACACGGCTCCCGGCTTGTATGGATGCGCCAAGTGTACCCGCTCCCGGAATAAGCCCATGATCCGAGGGCAGCAGAAGATCCGGGTTTGTCTGGATAAACGAAGCTCCCTTTAATAAAGCGGTCACAGCTTTTTCCAATTTCAAATAATTGAATTCACGGTCAATCCCTTGTACAACAACATCCACAGAATCGTCCATGCAGTCGGATAATGATAGCCCCTTTTCTTGAAGGGCTACCCTTAAACCGATTTCACCTATACAGAAGATGTCCTTGCCAAGCTGTTGTTCGTTTACGTACTGTGCCGCGGCTTGAGCCGAAGTATACACTTCATCCGGTAAGGCTTCAATGCCCATCCCAATTAAATGCTGTGCTACTGCGACCGGCGTACGTGATGAATTATTCGTGACGAACAAGAACGGAATTCCTTCGCTTCGCACATTTCGAATCCACTGATCCGCATAAGGAATCATTCGCGCCCCGTGATAAACGGTACCGTCTAGATCAATAAACAAACCGATCTTCTTCCCGAAATTTTTGATCATGGATATGTCCTCCGAATGTTCAAGTACAACATATTCAAGTTATTTTTTGGCATGGTCCTTCAACACTTGATCAATCCAATATTCCGCGATAAGGCAATCCTGTACCTGAGGCGCCAAGCCGTTAAATCGTCGATCTCCGCTCAACCGATGAAGGAAGTGGTTCAATCCGCCCAGATGACAATCCAGGCTCATGCCCATTGTTGTTTTGTCATCTGGAACCAATGACAGTTCCTGCGGCTTGACTGCTGCGGGTGAAGAACCGTCCAACATACGAATGTTTGGGAAATATTCTTTCTCGAGATCACAGGTTATGCTGCCCTTCGTTCCGTATATGTTGATTTCGAAAGCTTCCGAACCCCAGGCAATTCGGGACACTTCCGCAGATGCCTCTAAGCCTGAAGCCAACTTAACATTCATCATCGCGTAATCATCCACTTTCATATCTACCCAGTTCGCAAGAGTGGCATCCGTTGGCCGTCGTTTAACGAACGTGTTCAACGAACCTTTGACGGAATCAATCTCACCCAATAAATGGCGAATCACATCCAGCACATGCACGCCAAGATCGGTTATGGCCCCTCCTCCGGACACGTCAGAGGATAATCTCCAGCTTACCGGCCGCTCTGCGTTAAGATACCCTGACCTACGGTAAGATACTTGGCATTGAAGAGCTTCCCCTATCAGTCCTAAACGGAGAGCTTCACGTATGCGTATGACCCCGGGATGAAAGCGATAGACCAGAGCTACTTGATTCGTTATTTTCTCTGAAATACGAGAAGTCAACTGCTGTGATGATTCATAACGCTCCGTCAAAGGCTTCTCGAGATAAATCGCTTTACCTGCGTTAGCCGCTTTCATCGCGTCTTCGAAATGCATTGCATTGGGTGTGCAAATATCAACTACGTCAATATCTCTGCTTTCCAGCGCCTCATCCAACGAAGACACAACATGTTTGAAGCCCATTGCCTCAGCTTGTGCGCGCTTTTCATCAGGATTACGGGTAACCAAGGTATCGAGCACAGGTACGTATGGCAAATTCATAATAACAGGCAGTGCTCTTAAAGCAACAATATGGGTTTTGGCTATCGCGCCTAGCCCTACAAATGCGAATCGTATAGGTTTCATAAAGAATCTCCTCCTCATGGGTTAATCGTTAAACTCAGTAGTTATCAAAAACTATCCTTGACGATCGTAATAATCCTCTTCCGTCACAGCGTCTTTCCATCCCGATGAAACCGCCTGTTTATATTGCTTACGACGGATCCGTTCCGCTCTCTTCTGCAACTCTTTCATGCCGGCGCGTTGTTTCGGGTCTGCCCGGGTCAGCGCCAATCTCCGAGTCATAAGCTCGAGAGCTTCTTCCGCATACAACAAAGCTGAGTTAAAATCTTTGCGCTTATGCTCATAATACATGGACAATTCAATATAAGGCTCCAGCGACTGCAAAGCTCCCTTGGTGTTCAGTTGAATGTAACGTTGCCATAACTGCAGCGCCTTTTCTTCTTGCCCCAGTTTCTTGTAGCTTTCGGCCAGCGGAACATAATAAGGCAAACATTGATTAACGGGCAAACTCATTAATTTGGACACAGCTTCGGCAGCTAACGATTCCAGTCCATACTTCACGTACCACAGCCCAAGTCTGTATAATTCTTCCGCTTCCATCCGTTCCCAGGACACCTCGCCTTTAAGCAATCCGCCGAAGTGTGCAGACAAACAAGCCAGAGTGACAATATCCCGCTCGTTATGCCTGAACACCCCCTCCAATACCGAAGCGTTATTCGTTGCCAGATATTCAAAGTACAGCGCGGGTGCCATGGAACCCGGAACATCATGCCCCCGTTCAATCCCTAACCTTTCTTCTTCGACAATTCCTAAGCGACAAGAAGGAAGTGTGTTTCGCCACAAGCTTCGGGACGGGTACAACAAATCCAGATGTAATAAATGGTCCAGTTGAAAAGTGAGTCTGTTCATCACGAAACGGTTTCGGACAATCGGCCAGTCAAAGGTGCGTCCATTATAAGATACCAGGTGAGTAAAGTTCTGAAGCTTATCTTGCAAATACACAAGCATAGCCGTTTCTTCTCCGGGGTTGCGTATAAATAATTGTTCCACGATAAACGTACTTTCGGTGTAATAACCAATTCCGATCATGAATGGAACATTACCCGCTCCTACACCAAGGCCCGTAGTCTCCGTGTCGAAGAAGAGCATCTGTTCATGATGCAGGGTCTCTTCGCGATCCTGGAGGGTCAGCGCATCCGCCCGCTCTGTCAAATGACCTAAAGTATACATTCCATGTTGATAGTTGAGTTCGTATCGAATTTCACGTACAAGGAAGGTCCCCCATGCGTTCGCTTCCCAACGTTCTTCACCGCCCATCCAGGCGTGCTGCGGTTCCCTTGCCTCCGCAACATGCTCTGAAATCTCTTCCTCAGGCTTCATATTACCCTGCAAAGTGGCGGGAGACATGCTGCTCTTGAGACGATTCAGCCGATCCTTCAGCCCGCTCATCGACCTGCCCTCGCGTCCGCCAGGAGCTTTAATGCTTGTTGCTTGCCCAGCAGTCCGACTTCCTCAATCGGACCCACGCAAGCAGGACACCCGCTGAGACAGGCACAGCCTTGAATTAAACCTTGCGCCTGCTCCAACAGCTGGTCATGCACTTCGTAAAGACGCTCGCTCAGACCGATTCCTCCGGGATAACGGTCATAGAAGAAAACGGTCGGAAGCTTCGTATGGATGGCTTTCACTTGCGGAACCACACATATATCCATAGGATCGCACATTAAATACAACGGAGCGATATGGATCAACACATTCGCAATGCCGAGCAGTGCAAACTGCATCTCATTCGTTGACTTGTTGGCCGCTACTTCTTCGCTGAACGAAAACCAGTAAGAACTTGTATGCAGTTCTTCTTCTGGCAGATGGATTGGACCGGAACCGATATTCTCATGGGTTCTCAGTCGAATCTTCTTGAAGATCGTAGGCTTGGCGTTCACCGTCACTTCCCCGTATTGCCTAACCAACATTCCGCCTTGTTTCTCCTTGTCGACATGCAATACCTTAAGCTGTACGGCAAGCGAAGCGTCTGTATAATAATCTACTCTCACTTCGCGTACATACGCTTTCTTCTCATCGTAATCCAACTTCTCCACTTGATATTGTACGCCTTCGTGAATATATATCGCTTCTTCGTGAATCAGCGTCGGAGCGCTGAAACGGTCTGTCTCCCCGATTACTTTCGGTCCGGCGGTCATATCAATGATGATGAAATTCTCCTGCGCGGCGGAACGTAACGAAATGTTGTGGGCTGGAAAAGACTGTTCCATCCAATACCATCGTTGGTTCACATGGTGAAGAATTTTCTCCTCTGTCAGAAATTCAAGCACATCCTCCAGAGGCTCATCCCCGAAAAATTCGCCTTGCTCGAATGGTAATTCATATGCGGCGCACTTGATATGGTCGATGAGTATAATTAGATTATCCGGATGGATCAATGCCCGCTCCGGCGGCTTTTCAAAGAAATAATCCGGGTTCTGGATAATGTACTGATCCAGCGGATTACTGCTTGCCACCATGAACGTGACCGAGCTGTCCTTCCGGCGACCGGCGCGGCCGGATTGCTGCCAGGTACTCGCGATCGTACCCGGGTATCCGTTCAGCACACAAGCCTGCAGCTGTCCGATGTCGATCCCGAGCTCCAGGGCATTCGTGCTCACAACGCCGCGAATTTCCCCGCTTCGGAGTCCGCGCTCAATCTCACGCCGCAGCTTGGGCAAATATCCGCCGCGGTATCCGCGAATGGACTTCGCGCCCAGCTCATGCTTGACCGTATCTTGCAGATAGGTCAATAAGAGCTCTACCCGCACACGGCTTCGAGCGAATACAATCGTCTGAATGCCTTGTTTCAACAAGGAGCCGGCCAGTCGACGTGTTTCCAGCACACTGCTCTTGCGAATGCCTAGCTGCTGGTTTACTACAGGCGGATTGTAGAACACAAAGTGCTTCTCCCCGGCCGGAGCTCCGTTCGTATTGACCAGAGAAACCTTTTCACCAATTAACTTCTCAGCGTGTTCTTTCGGGTTCTCAATTGTTGCGGAGGCGCAAATAAATTGCGGCGCCGACCCGTAAAATCGGCATATACGCTTCAGTCGGCGTATGACATTCGCAACGTGGCTGCCGAACACCCCGCGATAGGAATGCACTTCGTCAATAACGATGTACTTTATATTCTCAAACAGTTTAACCCATTTGGTATGATGAGGCAAAATCGCAGAGTGTAACATATCCGGATTGGTCACAACGATATGTCCCGCGTTACGAATCGCTTGGCGAACCGTCGGCGGCGTATCGCCGTCATAGGTATGCGTCTTGATATCCGCACCCATCTCGTTGACCAGTTCATGCAGCTCAGCGACCTGATCCTGAGCCAGCGCTTTGGTCGGAAACAAATACAGCGCTCTTGCGCTTTCATCTTCCATAATCCGTTGCACGACGGGAAGATTGTAACACAGGGTCTTGCCGGAAGCCGTGGGTGTAACCGTCACAACATGCCTGCCTCCCCGAACTTCCCTGTAGGATGCTTCCTGATGCGTATATAATTTAACGACACCGCGATCCGTTAATGCCGAAGCTAAATCCGGATGCAGATCCAATGGAAATGATGCGTATTTCGCGTCGCGCGGGGGGATCGTGTGCCAGTGTGTCACGTTAGTCATTATTTTAGGTGTGTTGCGGATAACTTCAATCCATTCTTCCATGGAAGCGACCTTACCTGTTAACCGATTCATAGTCCAACCTCCTGCCGGAATCTCTCCTCTTCATTGTACAGAATGCATGTTCGCCTGACAACCGGGTTTCATCGCTTTCCTTTCTCTGACCGCAGTTTTACTGAAAATAACAAAAACCGGCTCCGAAGGAACCGGCTGTTCGCCTTAATATAACATTATTGTTTATTCTTCTTGATCTGTTCTTTGACATAGCGGCGAATGACATGGGCTCCCAATAGGAAACCGACAAGCAAACCGGAGAAGGTAATAAATAAAGCGATATATTCAAAGACGGAATATCCTCCCATTTTGCCCCAATCGATATCGCCCTTTAAATCTTCGATGACCTGATTCATACCATAGATTCCGCCAACTACAGTGTATAAAGTTAAGATCATTAGCAGGTAATTCTGATTTCGCGAGGCAAACCGCTCCTGATATTTAAATAAA
Protein-coding sequences here:
- a CDS encoding AAA family ATPase; its protein translation is MQVLWADPDPDYLSRIANYVRSTPRFNKLNIRYISELEQMSQHLQTGLRTDITLVCSTWISDLEFELKASTQCLIAIADSETELYKEGLSFVNKYQSVDDLFSKVYTLYAGALGDRSLFKDNANREQDTRIISVFSATGGCGKTTVAMNLAHLLSERQENVLYLSLESIPSTTAWLHGSEEAGFSQVLYYLRQEDAALEQQLKACIQKDEYTGVSFIAPHHSVREMQHMESADVRKLIAALQQLNQFSYIVMDLESCYHNRILESMAMSDAVLWLVLDDLHSTRKAKLWLTEANLNQPQQLERIRQAARFYTNKYTGAFRASEDQEDVLISGLLPYIPQWKNVRNREQQLSNRIFNDNLKQVVDVISGRSAV
- a CDS encoding serine/threonine protein kinase, with protein sequence MNPNNNRLQPGTILANRYVIRSILGEGGMGVVYGAEDLKLNGKLWAIKQSFNNVGGIEVSSEEAMVLMQLKHPMLPDMIDYLPATDYGTDFLVMEYVEGETLQAHFERLNKKLPHPAINQWILQLCDVFQYLHEQPVHPYVYRDLKPSNVMIDQRKGIRLIDFGIARTYKAGQQQDTVPIGTVGFAAPEQFNGNQSDHRSDLYALGALMYYLYSGGHYAMPGWVSQTELLEIEAVEPQLLQVISKLLRVNPAERYQSASELRSDLHQVTQHSMQSISPQSVRNPERSVFNKPMNKKIVAFTSVYRGAGASFVQHAVAKGLSAHGVPHAVLDFRHSSDILEYQHKMLAAKEPLVLLDLSLETLGNIDLEQVDMWFLIATPMPAVWTLNEEQWVPERIDYLTKQGGKVYWIGNRDVVFPSRKRWLQSFPEQPVCFIPDIPYLHCVDSFWKQKSILDLEEYATSVLEAIVPVLEILLPQSSRLETATIKHRLIRSFHRVLIQMK
- a CDS encoding SAM-dependent methyltransferase, yielding MTEQHREGSSSRFIGTSNIGYAQQAQEEIRRLFGSARFSYIVPSEVFIMELNVREKQAVQTLTEQEPMFLRHFHPIQAEYIQLEGDEINAELLKEQLSSLCIAVSGKNIAVQIRRLPQSPLGKEAMKEAVEAVFRDCRDVQMVLRDADLIVSVYATMDRIYMGISKPLDNLSDWSGGSIRFRKEEGQISRAKFKLLEAEQKFGFSLDQFHKALDIGAAPGGWTSLLLERGLTVTAVDPAFMAPELLKNPNLKHLKKNAGEVQFKPGEFDLLVCDMSWSPKMMSKLISELLYAVRPGGNLVITVKLMHKKAFQTVREVLSSWEDSVQLLQAKQLFHNRDELTLYLMKN
- a CDS encoding ABC transporter ATP-binding protein — encoded protein: MIDLNHVSLRREETQILDDVTLTVRKDEHWVLLGRNGSGKTSILEMINGYVFPSSGTVKVLHSIYGKVDVREIRRKIGYISQSLMDKLALSDPVWEVVATGEFGYLRFYEQIPEDLKEKAMRMLAFVKLEHRGTHLLGTLSQGERKKAMLARALMADPTLLIMDEPCSGLDLFEREQLLVTINELNMKSVTLFYVTHHMEEIMPLFTHVALLEQGKLIAAGPKRDVLTEENIRLAYNVNVDLEWHQDRPWIRVI
- a CDS encoding thioredoxin family protein yields the protein MKDITELEAEELRFRGDFALFLYTPLCGTCKVAMRMLEVIEAMHPNLELYRTNVNFAPGLVQRWRITSIPCILLFQKGRVTKSIYAMHSVDGLYQLLKPIIERS
- a CDS encoding deoxyribonuclease IV, with the translated sequence MYAGSHISTRKGYSGAAKTALAMGGKAFQYFPKNPRSLKVKAFNRPDAEACASYCLEHDILSIAHTPYPTSTTADTAELFQANVNSLLNDLEIADACGSVGIIVHFGTYKGKDPLQGYRNILQLLNEVLDAWHGTTLLLLENQAGEGGPMGTTMEEMMQIRSLLKSPAKVGFCFDTCHAFASGLWPEDDWNGLVMKGEAIGYWEHLKAIHLNDSLYPYLSHRDRHANIGKGYIGEERMRLLLQSSIPDGIPVVLETPSSMDGTHRDEIAKIYRLAEIGNES
- the mutM gene encoding DNA-formamidopyrimidine glycosylase translates to MPELPEMETYKALLSKKTAGRTITAVSVERPKSVNMTAQQFIEQVSGRTITGYDRRAKQLLFLLDDGRLMALHLMLGGWMFYGREEDKPDRTSQVILSFGENQLYFMGLRLGHLHLYTQDEANQVFAELGPEPTAPSFTVEAFAALLSSKRGALKTKLLDQSIIAGIGNCYSDELCHHAGIRPDRSIGGLSQADYAALYRSMHAVFEEAIQYGGYMENPLYVGDTLTGGYNDRCKVYDRENQPCYRCGQPIVKEMLNSRKMFYCSNCQR